One window of the Corynebacterium glutamicum ATCC 13032 genome contains the following:
- a CDS encoding DNA cytosine methyltransferase translates to MSTKPTIVSTFSGCGGLDLGLQEVGFDPIWANDFSEEAVQTYKHNIGDHIVHGDITEIDPFTDDTIPDGDLVTGGFPCQDFSMIWKRPGLDGKRGTLYQNFRDFVAAKKPKAFIAENVKGLLTANQHKAIKTIIEDLEAVEPGYIVKPRLYNFAEYGVPQFRERVLIVGIRRDTGFDFKHPAPTHGPRGDMPYKTAGEALKGVKDVPTNNNHMKIMPRTVEVLKRIPEGENFTAIPKDDPYYVKGMISHVYRRLHRDEPSKTLIAGGGGGTWGYHYEENRALTNRERARIQSFPDDFEFLGSNTEVRRQIGNAVPPVGMHAVGERLMNLYTGNYTPVDLEEQHAYLQTLSIKERLALADQEAD, encoded by the coding sequence CCACTATTGTGTCCACATTTTCTGGTTGCGGTGGCCTCGATCTTGGCCTCCAAGAGGTCGGATTCGACCCCATTTGGGCCAACGACTTCTCAGAAGAAGCAGTCCAAACCTATAAGCACAACATCGGTGACCACATTGTTCACGGCGACATCACTGAAATTGATCCGTTTACTGATGACACCATCCCTGACGGCGATCTCGTCACCGGCGGCTTCCCGTGCCAGGACTTCTCCATGATCTGGAAGCGTCCTGGACTCGACGGCAAGCGTGGCACCCTGTACCAAAACTTCCGTGACTTTGTTGCAGCAAAGAAGCCTAAAGCCTTTATCGCAGAAAACGTGAAGGGCCTACTCACTGCTAACCAGCACAAGGCTATTAAGACCATCATTGAAGACCTCGAAGCTGTTGAGCCTGGCTACATCGTCAAGCCTCGCCTGTACAACTTCGCTGAATACGGTGTCCCACAATTCCGCGAACGTGTGCTCATTGTTGGCATTCGCCGTGACACCGGCTTTGATTTCAAGCACCCAGCTCCTACCCATGGCCCTCGCGGTGACATGCCGTATAAGACTGCCGGCGAAGCGCTCAAAGGCGTGAAGGATGTCCCCACAAACAACAACCACATGAAGATCATGCCTCGCACCGTTGAAGTGCTTAAGCGCATCCCTGAGGGCGAAAACTTCACCGCGATCCCCAAAGATGACCCCTACTACGTCAAGGGCATGATTAGTCACGTTTACCGTCGCTTGCACCGTGATGAGCCATCCAAAACCCTTATCGCCGGTGGCGGCGGGGGTACATGGGGATACCATTATGAAGAAAATCGAGCATTGACCAACCGCGAGCGGGCTAGAATTCAATCGTTCCCCGATGACTTTGAGTTTTTGGGATCAAACACCGAAGTCCGCCGCCAAATCGGTAATGCTGTTCCTCCTGTAGGTATGCACGCTGTGGGTGAGCGACTGATGAACCTGTACACCGGGAATTACACTCCCGTCGATCTAGAGGAACAGCACGCGTACCTGCAGACGCTCTCCATTAAGGAACGTCTCGCGCTGGCTGATCAGGAAGCTGATTAA